AATCGTCGCCCGCGCCATTGCTGCCGCCACGATGCCAGTCGTGTCCGGCGTCGGCCATGAAACCGATGTCACGATTGCCGATTTTGCCGCCGATCTGCGTGCGCCGACCCCTACCGCCGCCGCCGAACTGGCGGCTCCGCCGCGCGCGGATTGGCTGGCAACGCTCGATGCGCACGCGGACGATCTCCGGCGTGCAATGAAACGCCGTTTGTCTGATGCCGCGCAAACGCTGGACTGGCTATCGCGCCGGCTGGTGAGCCCATCGACGTACATTGCGCATGAGCGGCTCAGATTGCACGGCTTCCAGGCCCGACTTGCGCATGCGACACGCACGCCTTTGAAGCAGGCTCGTTTCTCGCTGACACATTTGCAGACACGGCTGGCGGCGCAGTTGCCCGACACGGCCTCGCGTCGGACACAGCTGACCTACGATGCGCGGCGCATGATCGCGTTGATGAGGGCAAACACCGGGCGCGAGCGACAGGCGCTCGGCGCGCTGGCGGCGCAGCTGGAATTGCTCAATCCGCGGCGTACGCTGGAGCGCGGCTATGCAATCGTGATGGACAGCAAGGGCAAGCTGGTCCGTGCGCCACGCGACCTGCGTCCGCGTGATGTCGTCACGATGCGGCTGGCGGAAGGTTCGGCCGAAGTGGGCATTGCCAGTGTGCAGCCAACGCTGGAATGATTCTCTTGCGCAGCACCGATTTCGGGGTCTGTTCTACTGATGCAGGCAAGCCGCATCCGACTTACAATTGAGTTCTTTCAAAAAGAGTATCCCCTTCAAACAATAGAAAGGAACGTCATGGAACATGCACTGCCAACCCTGCCATACGCGATGGACGCATTGCAGCCGCACATCTCGAAGGAAACACTTGAGTACCACTACGGCAAGCATCATCAAGCGTATGTGACCAACTTGAACAATCTGATCAAGGGCACCGAATACGAAAACGCTTCGCTGGAAGACATCATCAAGAAATCGTCCGGCGGCCTGTTCAACAACTCCGCGCAAGTGTGGAATCACACGTTCTTCTGGAACTGCATGAAGCCCAACGGCGGCGGCGCTCCGGCCGGCGCAGTGGTTGATGCCATCAATGCCAAGTGGGGTTCGTTCGACAAGTTCAAGGAAGAATTCACCAAATCCGCAGTCGGCAATTTCGGCTCCGGCTGGACTTGGCTGGTCAAGAAGGCTGACGGCTCGGTTGACATCGTCAACACGTCGAATGCCGCCACACCGCTGACGACTGCAGACAAGCCTCTGCTGACCTGCGACGTGTGGGAACACGCGTACTACATCGACTACCGCAATGCCCGTCCGAAATTCGTCGAGGCATTCTGGAACCTGGTGAACTGGGATTTCGTTGCGAAGAATTTCGCGTAACGAAAGTCTCACTGTCGATTCAAAATAAAAAATGACACGAAAATAGAATCTGACAAAAAACAATGGCTGACCATTCTGTCAGCCATTCAAAAGAAGTCAGCAATTTCAAAGTTGCTGACTTCTTTTTTTTCGCGACGCGGCTGGCAGCGAGCGGCCTCGCACTCGCCGCCACCGATCAATGAGGCTCATTCAGGAATAGCTGCGCAAGCGCAACGAGAAATCCTGCAAGGCTTTGATGCCCGAATTTTCGGCACGAGTACACCAGTCCCGTAACTGCCTCAGCAACTGCTCCTGGCTGGCGTGAGAGGAATTCCAGATGTCGGCCAATTC
The Noviherbaspirillum cavernae DNA segment above includes these coding regions:
- the sodB gene encoding superoxide dismutase [Fe], coding for MEHALPTLPYAMDALQPHISKETLEYHYGKHHQAYVTNLNNLIKGTEYENASLEDIIKKSSGGLFNNSAQVWNHTFFWNCMKPNGGGAPAGAVVDAINAKWGSFDKFKEEFTKSAVGNFGSGWTWLVKKADGSVDIVNTSNAATPLTTADKPLLTCDVWEHAYYIDYRNARPKFVEAFWNLVNWDFVAKNFA
- the xseA gene encoding exodeoxyribonuclease VII large subunit, which encodes MNTDSSSENPVATPSVVSVSALNQAVARMLERNFPLAWVSGEISNFTRAASGHWYFTLKDDAAQVRAVMFRGRAQYAGFTPREGDKVEVRALVTLYAPRGDYQLNVEAIRRAGVGNLYEAFLQLKEKLNAEGLFDPLRKRALPVFARTIGIVTSPQAAALRDILSTLRRRAPHVRVILYPTPVQGEGAAQKIAQAIATASNRAECDVLLVCRGGGSIEDLWSFNEEIVARAIAAATMPVVSGVGHETDVTIADFAADLRAPTPTAAAELAAPPRADWLATLDAHADDLRRAMKRRLSDAAQTLDWLSRRLVSPSTYIAHERLRLHGFQARLAHATRTPLKQARFSLTHLQTRLAAQLPDTASRRTQLTYDARRMIALMRANTGRERQALGALAAQLELLNPRRTLERGYAIVMDSKGKLVRAPRDLRPRDVVTMRLAEGSAEVGIASVQPTLE